The region AGCATTACTCAATCTTTGTCAGGAATGATGAGCCTCTTATGAAGGGAAATATCTCTTAAGAAAAGAGTTGGGCGTGGACAGGGTTTAAGTTATATTTTCTTTTATTTTTGCAGTTTACTTTGAGCAGATTTCAGCATTGCTTGAGCCTCAGCATAAACTGTTGTTCTTGGTTTCACTTTCTTTAACTCAGTGATGATTTTTTGTAACTCGCTCACTTGTTGGCGATTTAAGGCTTTTGAATTTTCAGGAATTGAAGCAATTAGAGCTTGAGTAAGCTGCTGAGCGCGTTCATAGGCTTCTACAGCAGTTTTCTCTTGAACGAATCGCAACCGAACACTGGAAAGATTTTGCTTGTAGTCTTCCAGCAATTTTCGGGATGCTATATAGTCAGGATCTTCTATGTCGATGGTGTTAATTTGGGCGATCGCGTCTTCCCAAAGTTTTATCGCTTCCTGCCATTCTGCTGCTGTTTGCACTGGTTTGCTAGAGAACTTTTGTGCCGTTTCCGCTGCCAGTTTAGAGGCTTGAATCACGCTGCCAGAGCGTACATTATCTGCCGTGAAGCCTGCCACCTGTTGAAAGTCTCGTTCATAGGCTGCCAGTTTCGTTTGGGCAGTTTTGGCTGCCAGCGTCGCAGATGGTAACGCCCGCAAATCATCCATACCCTGTTGCCATTGAGCCAGTGCTATTTGCTTTTGGGCTATCGTTACCCCCTGTTGATATTGTTGTTTGGCAGTGGCGATCGCTTGCTCGGCTTCAGTTAATTTCGTTTGAGCGTTTTTCTCCTGATACAGTGTTGCCTGCATTCTTGCCACATTTTTGCGTGCCTGCTGAAACTCATCCAGCGTAAACTGCCAACTACACTGAAACCAACTGCAATACAGGCTAGGATAATAGCCTAAGAACCATACAGGGAGAGCATCTAAATGCTTTTGTGCCTGTTCAACTTTGGTGGCACCCAGTTCAAAATCTGCCAGACTGGTCGCTTGATTCACCAGTTGATCCGCTTGTTCCGTTGCCGCGATCGCCTGCCGATAGTTGTGATCCATGCTGATGAAACTGGGCAATAGCACTATTGGCATGGTTTTCGCCACTGGATAGCGAATCATCGGGTAGGGCAAATTCAGCACCCAAACACCACCGACCATGCTCGTGAGTGCGATCGCCCCCCACTTTACCCGATTCAACAGCTTAAATGGCGGACAGTTTGCCTTTGCTGCCCGCCGTAATACTTT is a window of Leptolyngbyaceae cyanobacterium JSC-12 DNA encoding:
- a CDS encoding hypothetical protein (IMG reference gene:2510096295); this encodes MVCLNQSAFEILKAEIQRRCAGSPAGQVQQEIALKRLEKLCTRPGNPLTFEELKDSLNDLFPDFDEKVLRRAAKANCPPFKLLNRVKWGAIALTSMVGGVWVLNLPYPMIRYPVAKTMPIVLLPSFISMDHNYRQAIAATEQADQLVNQATSLADFELGATKVEQAQKHLDALPVWFLGYYPSLYCSWFQCSWQFTLDEFQQARKNVARMQATLYQEKNAQTKLTEAEQAIATAKQQYQQGVTIAQKQIALAQWQQGMDDLRALPSATLAAKTAQTKLAAYERDFQQVAGFTADNVRSGSVIQASKLAAETAQKFSSKPVQTAAEWQEAIKLWEDAIAQINTIDIEDPDYIASRKLLEDYKQNLSSVRLRFVQEKTAVEAYERAQQLTQALIASIPENSKALNRQQVSELQKIITELKKVKPRTTVYAEAQAMLKSAQSKLQK